The genomic DNA cgccgccgccgccgcctccttgggGCGCGTCTCCTCGCACAGCTGCAGCTTGGGCGGGAGGAACGTCACGGACCGACGAATgccgtggccgggctggAAGTTGGCGGAGATGGGACGCAGCGGcttgggcagcggcgactcGACCTCGCGGCGGGTCAGGAGGTTGCGCGGGCTGACCGAGTtggcgcgctgcagcgggcgagggccCGAGACGGCCTTGCGGTCGTGGACGTTTGGGTAGCggtgcggcgagggcgcgcggtCGACAAAGGggtccgcgtcgtcgccctgcggcTCGGCGTGCCTCGCGCCGCTGTTCCTctcctcgggctcgcccACGCTGTACAGCGTCGAGAGGGAGCTTGAGGCGTCGCTATCGACGGAGCGGCGCTTGGAGAGGGTGCGCTGGGGCGCCCTCTGGGTGTTCTTTTGCGTGCTGCGCTGGGGACTGCGCTGGGGGCTTCTCTGCGCGTTCCGTTGAGGGCTCCGCTGGGGAGTGACGCGCTGCGGGCTgccctgttgctgctgctgctggcttcCTCGCTGCGGGCTCCTCTGAGGCGTGACAGACCcggactgctgctgctgctgctgctgggcgcggcgcgggctcgcCTGCGAGGACCTCTCGGGGCTGGCGTTGTTGCTCTGCTGCGGGCTGCGCTGGCTCTGCCAcgctcccccgccgccctggagctCCCAGTCCATGCCGCTCTGAGCGCGGCTCGGGCTGTTCGTCCCGCCGGGCAGCAGGAGCTgctccatggcctcggcgaggaggctgttggccgcgctggagatggacgccgccgacccgctCCGCGAGAGCTGGCCCTTGACGGGCGAGACGCTGCCGGAACGGCTCTTGACGGGGCTGACGCGCCCtcccgccgtgccgcgcgccgccgttgacgccgaccccgacgccgagctgctcgggcgCCACGAGTTGGAGCTGCGCGTCGCTGCGGCttggacctggacctggccCGCTCCagcgcgcgacgcccgcgacggggagtttgacgacgccgccgcggtgtTACCCTTGTTGATACTGTTGTGCTTGTTGGGCGAGCGGCTGGTGCCCTGGCGCAGCCGCTGGTCCGTCGAGCGCAGGATGCTACGCAGGTCCGCGTCCGCGACGGTGGACCGCCGCGCGTGCGTCTGCGAGGAgagccggcggccgcggccacgggGCGCGTcttcagccgccgccgtcgccgccgccgagtcctgttgctgctgctgctgctgtgccgacagtgacgaagacgacgcggGCTGGCTCGCCTTTTGCGGCGAGTGCTGCGGGCTGTGGTACGGCCACTGCAGCGaccaccactgctgctgctgctgctgctgctgctgctgctgctgctgctgctgctgctgctgtggctgcggcccttgttgctgctgatcttggtcttgctgctgctgctgttgctgctgtatcagctgcatctgctgcgccatctgctgctgcaactCCAtgagctgccgctgctgctcgtcctgCGACAGCTGCTGGAACTGCTGCAGGTAGTGCTcctggcgctgcggcggcgggggcagatgcggcgccgcccccatGCCGTTGAGCGTCCGCAGCGTGGCCGCGTCCTTGCTGCGCCGCTTGGGGATGTTGAGCTCCTGCTTgggcttctgctgctgctgttgctgttgttgctgctgctgctgttgttgctgttgttgctgctgttgctgttggagcagtgctggtggtggtggctgcggctgctgctggtggaaCGTCTGTCCGCGGTACTCGTCGAGCTTCTGCTGGtgtggctgcagctgcgggAAGAGCTGGTAgtgggcgtgctgctgctgccgttgctgctgctcctcttgttgttgttgcagCTGCTCATCAACGATCGGCTCCTCCATACCACCatcatgctgctgctgctgctgctgctgctgctggtctcCCTGCATCTCCAcgtccctcccctccatctTGATGCTCTGCAGCGACGGGaagcgcggcatcgtcgaaaTCTTGCCAAAGAAGGCGTACCAGCTGTTGCGGCTCCAGCGCTCGCTGTTGCGCCAGAAGTTCGTGCTCTCACGCAGAaaccctcctcctccctcggcCGCCCTGTTGTTGGccccggccgtcgtcgtcgctgtcgctgctgctgctgccgcctctcCATCCTCCCGAGGAGtctgctcgcccgcgccgttcgcccccgccatcatcatcatggtcgtcgtcgtcgtccccgcgctgccgtcgctccCGCTGGCCCCCTCCACATCAAAAAtctcatcatcgccaccatCCTtcccgcctcgacctcgtcctcgagccaAGATCTGTCCGATCCgcggcctcctcccgctcTGGTTCCTCCCCAGTCCACCActgccatcaccaccgccgccataCGTCGGCATAggcggcaccgccgcaccggcgccgcccatggccgtCGTCCCCGTGAGCGACAGCCGGCTGCTGAAGCGGCTCGACCACGCCGAGTGCAGGTTCGTCTGCGAGGCGTCAAGCAGACGGCGCTTGGTCAGACGCGTCGGAAGACCACGACCTTTCTTGCCGCCCTTCCTACCCGTGCTGGTGACCTCCTCCATCGACACAGAGTACACCTTGGTCGTGCAGGGGCCGAAGCGGCGCTTCACCCACCAGCTCAGCAGCATGCCCAGCGCTAGGAAGAAGATGAGGCCGCCACcaatggcgatgacgagcagccagcTGAGCCCCAGGCCCCCCCCGGAGGGGGtgccctggcggcgcgcgagggccgccgctgatGCCGAGTCCATCATGGATGATGGCTCCGCGGGTAACAAAACACGAAAGCAAAGAAAAGAGTGTGTGGTGGTGCACTATTCCTCAAGCAAGAGAAACCCAGGCCGGTGCTGTTCACGAAAataccgtcgtcgtcgttgtcgcggGTGGTCTGTTGGGTGGTTGGTGTCCGTGATCCTCGTCCCTCTCACCACACATAGCCAGCCTTCATGCCGTCTAGTCCGGTCCGACCTATTTTCGTCCCACCTtttttgtcgtcgtcgtccttcgTCGtctttcgtcgtcgtcgtgggcttcgacctcgtcactccgtcgtcgtcgtcgtcgtgtaTCTGACGCCGTCTGAGCAATGAATCACCTTTTGCTCTGGTATAAAGAGAGTGAAAAAAGGagtggggagggggggatcGCGAGAAAATCAAAGTCGTCGCGTgtctgctgctactactgctgctgctgccggcccgGCCTCGAATGCACTTTGACTTGGCTTGGGTTCCTTCCTTTGGGGGGGGACGACGCAGATTCGCgagcccacgcccacgcctaCCACGCCAATCTCCACATCGTAAGTCATAACAATTTCCCCTACGTACTACTGCTCGGCTGGCGAGCACGGCCGGGCGAAGAGCCTGGACCCGGTTTGAATCGTCGTCAGGAATGCGTTGCGTGGTGTGACCACATTCCAACGACAGGCGCAGAAGACCGTTTGACCGATGGGACCCGAGGACCACAAGAAGCCCCGACGCACGCCTCGTTTTGGGGAAGCAAAAATGTTTATTGGTCATGGGAAATAACGTGTTTACAACGGCGACTCAAACCTGCAGCATCTACGTGAACGTGCACTTACATCGTGGCTTGAAGAGTCGAGAAGCTGGGGTGGAGTGATCTGCCATCGGGATATAAGGTTGCTCCCGtccagcccgcccccccctctcccgcccTCACGCTCGGCACGTCACTTGCAACAGGCATCCAGCACCTCGGCAGTACGTGTCGCAAATGTAAAAGCACCATATGTTCACCAAGGCTGGGTAGCATCTCTGCTCTATGAAAAGAAAGCGCAAAGCCAAATGTACTGCCAATCATGCCACTCGAATGTCACCTTGTCATCTGGAGCCTGTCCAGATGGCAAAAATCCTCCAAAAAAATCCCGTCACCCTATTTCTTCCGTGTCTCCTCGCAATTCTTGTCTTATAGCCGCTTTCCGTGGCGACCGTGTAGGTGagcaccgcgacgccgccgccgggaggCCACGGGTGCGGCCGTCTCCTTCGCCACGATGTCCTGTGTCACGTAGACAGTCTTCTCTTCCATCTCCCAGAGGATCTCGGTCACAGTTTTGCCGTTAGTCACGTACTGGGTGCTGTAGAAGCTCTTAGTATCCGGCGCCGGGGTGCTGGCTGGAGGAGGTGGGGGCGGAGgcgttgtcggcgtcgtAGGCGCGGCGTTCTCAGGGTTTGCCTTGACTGCATAGCTGGAAGAGGTGGGAACAGCGGCTGTTGTCGGGACTGCCGGAGCGCTCGAGGATGCCTTGAAGATCTGGCCGGGAAGGGGAGAGGCAGGTGCCGACGGTTTCTCGCCAGGCTTGTAGGTCAAGCTCGGCTGAGCGGCAGGAGCGGACGGGGCCGGTGCGCCAGGGCCGTCAGGCTTACCACCCGGCAG from Purpureocillium takamizusanense chromosome 4, complete sequence includes the following:
- a CDS encoding uncharacterized protein (EggNog:ENOG503PHIW~TransMembrane:1 (i21-50o)), which translates into the protein MMDSASAAALARRQGTPSGGGLGLSWLLVIAIGGGLIFFLALGMLLSWWVKRRFGPCTTKVYSVSMEEVTSTGRKGGKKGRGLPTRLTKRRLLDASQTNLHSAWSSRFSSRLSLTGTTAMGGAGAAVPPMPTYGGGGDGSGGLGRNQSGRRPRIGQILARGRGRGGKDGGDDEIFDVEGASGSDGSAGTTTTTMMMMAGANGAGEQTPREDGEAAAAAATATTTAGANNRAAEGGGGFLRESTNFWRNSERWSRNSWYAFFGKISTMPRFPSLQSIKMEGRDVEMQGDQQQQQQQQQHDGGMEEPIVDEQLQQQQEEQQQRQQQHAHYQLFPQLQPHQQKLDEYRGQTFHQQQPQPPPPALLQQQQQQQQQQQQQQQQQQQQQQKPKQELNIPKRRSKDAATLRTLNGMGAAPHLPPPPQRQEHYLQQFQQLSQDEQQRQLMELQQQMAQQMQLIQQQQQQQQDQDQQQQGPQPQQQQQQQQQQQQQQQQQQWWSLQWPYHSPQHSPQKASQPASSSSLSAQQQQQQQDSAAATAAAEDAPRGRGRRLSSQTHARRSTVADADLRSILRSTDQRLRQGTSRSPNKHNSINKGNTAAASSNSPSRASRAGAGQVQVQAAATRSSNSWRPSSSASGSASTAARGTAGGRVSPVKSRSGSVSPVKGQLSRSGSAASISSAANSLLAEAMEQLLLPGGTNSPSRAQSGMDWELQGGGGAWQSQRSPQQSNNASPERSSQASPRRAQQQQQQQSGSVTPQRSPQRGSQQQQQQGSPQRVTPQRSPQRNAQRSPQRSPQRSTQKNTQRAPQRTLSKRRSVDSDASSSLSTLYSVGEPEERNSGARHAEPQGDDADPFVDRAPSPHRYPNVHDRKAVSGPRPLQRANSVSPRNLLTRREVESPLPKPLRPISANFQPGHGIRRSVTFLPPKLQLCEETRPKEAAAAAVPAERASTAEPALMSPSEASFTTESVHSVDSDKTETAACETPRPESALNSERTSPPMSLLTPRRGSRASDVSSSPYNEHDILSMLLSASGPRRALPTPPTTTVTAPDGSVVSTPLSPRPVDRGERNSAVLERKNSEASSYYSTAPTDVSLAVASNGSPRRSAVKAAREQIEKREQDKDESLANRQSQDVASTIAALRRMNSVVSSQSLGSIASTIMGGGSEAADPLTDSQEGPSTPSARVRVPLGTPRSLPQSKTIGSRHYFNLGKNSPTKNSARMLGGGGGGGHRKTVSADPRFSGMVLLKANGSIGSSSSSSAGGRKRDVSQSPTRRQQHHVRSDGSPRRRKDGRTRGSNLSREPSTASSAAPSNATTTTTSSTWAPSKVKLTPAKYLAAEEMRRVERRYSSDSSKSSSVQDKEGFLLSSPEGKVQRRWMRM